A part of Natronorubrum sediminis genomic DNA contains:
- a CDS encoding methylated-DNA--[protein]-cysteine S-methyltransferase has product MEIQLFDTTRDIDASRIDADPATIREQVLEYESGERTEFDLKVDYLEGFTGKVMRAMADIPAGETRTYGEVATALESAPIAVGQACGRNPIPVIVPCHRIVGVDSLTGYAGGLDLKRRLLEHEGAAIPGEP; this is encoded by the coding sequence ATGGAGATCCAGCTATTCGACACGACGCGCGACATCGACGCGTCGCGGATCGACGCTGACCCGGCGACGATCCGCGAGCAGGTCCTGGAGTACGAGTCCGGCGAGCGCACCGAGTTCGACCTCAAGGTCGACTACCTCGAGGGGTTCACGGGCAAGGTCATGCGAGCCATGGCGGACATCCCGGCGGGTGAGACACGAACCTACGGCGAGGTCGCGACGGCCCTCGAGAGCGCGCCCATCGCCGTCGGGCAGGCTTGCGGACGGAATCCGATTCCCGTGATCGTCCCCTGTCACCGAATCGTGGGCGTCGACTCGCTCACGGGCTACGCTGGCGGCCTGGACCTGAAACGACGGCTTCTCGAGCACGAGGGAGCGGCGATTCCGGGCGAGCCGTAG
- the endA gene encoding tRNA-intron lyase, with translation MGLEGRFDEDAGVIRVGSDARQRYHDSRGYGYPLEGNEIALAPVEAAHLLYRGDLDAVVDSSGNRLNFRSFAAREPGERFGVRFLVYADLRSRGFYLSPAAEPWIDAPPEGPTDFAVFPRGKGPGDGEIEHALRVISERTDVPATDLEDGVLAVVDEESEITYFDVSPRDPTGSSNPDSSLPNNCEADLLTDRVIVWEPPRDLYEATFYGQPLEGREYEEPTLQCSLLEATYLAERDAIDLEVETLRARGEAVEGERFGRRLAVYTELREREIVPKTGYKFGADFRTYADVESVENLGHSELLIRVHPDDHVFEPRDLALDVRLAHGVRKTMVFALVDDGEIEWWSLERLTP, from the coding sequence ATGGGACTCGAGGGGCGATTCGACGAGGACGCTGGCGTTATCCGCGTCGGCAGTGACGCACGCCAGCGCTATCACGACTCGCGAGGCTACGGCTATCCACTCGAGGGCAACGAGATCGCCCTCGCACCCGTCGAGGCGGCACACCTGCTCTACCGCGGAGACCTCGACGCGGTCGTCGACTCGAGCGGGAATCGACTAAACTTTCGCTCGTTCGCGGCCCGCGAACCGGGCGAGCGTTTCGGCGTTCGGTTTCTCGTCTACGCAGACCTCCGCTCACGAGGGTTCTACCTCTCGCCGGCCGCGGAGCCGTGGATCGACGCGCCGCCGGAGGGACCGACGGACTTCGCCGTCTTTCCTCGCGGCAAGGGGCCGGGAGACGGCGAAATCGAGCACGCCCTCCGCGTGATCAGTGAGCGAACCGACGTGCCGGCAACTGATCTCGAGGACGGCGTGCTCGCCGTCGTCGACGAAGAGAGCGAGATTACGTACTTCGACGTCTCACCGCGGGATCCGACGGGGTCGTCGAATCCAGATTCGTCGTTGCCGAACAACTGCGAGGCCGACCTGCTGACCGACCGAGTTATCGTCTGGGAGCCACCACGCGACCTCTACGAAGCCACGTTCTACGGCCAGCCACTCGAGGGCCGAGAGTACGAGGAACCGACGCTACAGTGTTCGTTGCTCGAGGCGACCTATCTCGCCGAACGCGACGCGATCGATCTCGAGGTGGAGACGCTGCGAGCGCGCGGCGAAGCCGTCGAGGGCGAACGATTCGGGCGTCGACTAGCGGTGTACACCGAACTGCGCGAACGAGAGATCGTCCCCAAAACGGGCTACAAGTTCGGCGCGGACTTTCGAACGTACGCCGACGTGGAGTCGGTCGAGAACCTCGGCCACTCCGAACTCTTGATTCGGGTCCATCCCGACGATCACGTCTTCGAGCCGCGAGATCTCGCACTCGACGTTCGCCTCGCCCACGGCGTCCGTAAGACGATGGTGTTCGCGCTGGTCGACGACGGCGAAATCGAGTGGTGGTCGCTCGAGCGATTGACGCCCTGA
- a CDS encoding ornithine cyclodeaminase family protein, translating into MSTVSILTDGDVYSQYDYELVVDAMRDAFAERAAGTLEAPPRWHVDAGEGDLVFTAGAATGSTNAAGFRVYETHPETGADHTELVAVFDATTGAFRGLLLGHAVGGLRTGGIGGVAIDALAPEDSATLGVLGSGFQARAQVGAACAVRDFEEVLVYSPTPDSRREFAETADDDVGPSVRALEDPEPVVRSADALVCATNSTDPVFDSEWLESGTHVTTIGPKFETAHELPLEVLERADAITTDSIPQLEATDRPTVVGSEHDDELVELADVLAEPDRGRSSAADLTVFCSVGLSGTEVVLGNSFLEAFGSSEESKE; encoded by the coding sequence ATGTCCACCGTTTCGATCCTCACTGACGGCGATGTCTATTCACAGTACGACTACGAGCTGGTCGTCGACGCCATGCGAGACGCCTTCGCCGAGCGCGCCGCGGGGACGCTCGAGGCCCCGCCGCGGTGGCACGTCGACGCCGGCGAGGGCGACCTGGTGTTCACCGCGGGCGCGGCAACCGGCTCGACGAACGCGGCCGGTTTCCGAGTCTACGAGACCCATCCCGAGACCGGCGCGGACCACACGGAACTGGTAGCCGTCTTCGACGCGACGACCGGCGCGTTCAGGGGGCTCCTCCTCGGCCACGCCGTCGGCGGCCTACGAACCGGTGGGATCGGTGGCGTCGCGATCGACGCGCTCGCACCCGAGGACAGCGCCACGTTAGGCGTGTTGGGAAGCGGCTTTCAGGCTCGAGCGCAGGTCGGCGCGGCCTGTGCGGTCCGTGACTTCGAGGAGGTTCTCGTCTACAGTCCGACGCCGGACAGCCGACGGGAATTCGCGGAGACGGCCGACGACGACGTCGGCCCCTCCGTCCGTGCACTCGAGGACCCCGAACCGGTCGTTCGCTCGGCCGACGCGCTCGTCTGTGCGACGAACAGCACGGACCCGGTCTTCGACTCAGAGTGGCTCGAGTCGGGCACGCACGTCACGACCATCGGCCCGAAGTTCGAAACCGCACACGAACTGCCACTCGAGGTGCTCGAGCGCGCCGATGCAATTACGACGGACTCGATACCACAACTCGAGGCCACCGACCGACCGACGGTCGTCGGAAGCGAGCACGACGACGAACTCGTCGAACTCGCCGACGTACTCGCGGAACCCGACCGCGGGCGCTCGAGCGCGGCCGACCTCACGGTGTTCTGTTCGGTCGGGCTTTCCGGCACGGAGGTCGTCCTTGGAAACAGCTTTCTCGAGGCGTTTGGGTCGTCCGAGGAGTCCAAGGAGTGA
- the phnE gene encoding phosphonate ABC transporter, permease protein PhnE, producing MSTDSTLERRLEKIKLTRRIRWVTYAFLAVAFAAAFYGSLLLVNFSVGDLVNQMPTFIDRVQQYNPNWEFISEANLFRESGITLAIGFAGTVMGIPFALLLGVLGSGRVMPFPFNFLFRTIMGISRAIPALIWFLIFVPLAGLTAVTATIAIAVSTVGNLGRLFTDELEEVKTGPIEAMETTGASRSQTVVFGMLSQVKTSFIAWTLYIFEVNVRQAVTLGLLGGGGIGYIIQARQGMRAYGDMMAGIVVVLVLIVLVEMASQQLRSYLRDDEEADGLVELVLGLPQRMAESVLK from the coding sequence ATGAGTACGGATTCCACGCTCGAGCGGCGCCTCGAGAAGATCAAACTGACGCGCCGGATTCGGTGGGTTACGTACGCGTTTCTGGCGGTCGCCTTCGCCGCCGCGTTCTACGGCTCGCTGCTGTTGGTCAACTTCTCGGTCGGTGACCTCGTCAACCAGATGCCGACGTTCATCGATCGGGTCCAGCAGTATAACCCGAACTGGGAATTCATCAGTGAGGCGAACCTCTTCCGCGAGTCGGGCATTACGCTCGCAATCGGCTTCGCCGGAACGGTCATGGGCATACCGTTCGCGTTGCTACTCGGCGTCCTCGGAAGCGGACGGGTCATGCCGTTCCCGTTTAACTTCCTGTTCAGGACGATCATGGGCATTTCACGGGCGATTCCGGCGTTGATCTGGTTCCTGATCTTCGTCCCCCTTGCCGGGCTGACGGCCGTGACGGCGACGATTGCTATCGCGGTGAGCACGGTCGGCAACCTCGGCCGACTGTTCACGGACGAACTCGAGGAGGTCAAAACGGGGCCGATCGAAGCGATGGAAACGACGGGAGCATCTCGGTCTCAGACCGTCGTATTCGGAATGCTCAGCCAGGTCAAGACGTCGTTCATCGCGTGGACGCTGTACATCTTCGAGGTGAACGTCCGGCAGGCCGTCACGCTCGGACTGCTCGGCGGTGGCGGTATCGGCTACATCATCCAGGCTCGACAGGGAATGCGGGCCTACGGGGACATGATGGCCGGTATCGTCGTCGTCCTCGTCCTGATCGTCCTCGTGGAGATGGCCAGCCAGCAGCTCCGATCCTACCTCCGCGACGACGAAGAGGCCGACGGACTGGTCGAACTCGTCCTCGGACTCCCACAACGGATGGCCGAATCGGTGCTCAAGTAA
- a CDS encoding DUF91 domain-containing protein, whose amino-acid sequence MIDDAIRVLAGDCTVIAESDDREEYRGRVTTIVKPDKTVLVHDSDGYQPVAWLTRADSVSSDRAGDFTLVAKKDTQTLRIAAHDQDGFANYPVSRAGTPIGYCPACEGALVRSNGVHCVSCETRYAIPSDATIRDEHSDCACGLPRMRVERGLAFDICLDRDCESLDEAVSTAFDREWECPANDCDGDLRILRRGGLIAGCEHYPDCDTGFVVPTGVVDGECACGLPTFETRSGTRCLDATCEQVRTRTLEAESTADD is encoded by the coding sequence ATGATCGACGACGCGATTCGCGTGCTCGCGGGTGACTGTACCGTCATTGCCGAGTCCGACGACCGCGAGGAGTACCGCGGACGGGTGACCACCATCGTCAAACCCGACAAAACCGTCTTGGTCCACGACAGCGACGGCTACCAGCCCGTCGCGTGGCTCACCCGAGCCGACAGCGTCTCGAGCGACCGCGCGGGCGACTTCACGCTGGTCGCGAAAAAAGACACGCAGACGCTGCGAATTGCCGCCCACGATCAGGACGGCTTCGCGAACTATCCAGTCTCTCGAGCGGGAACGCCGATCGGATACTGTCCGGCGTGTGAGGGCGCACTCGTGCGCTCGAACGGCGTCCACTGCGTCAGTTGTGAAACCCGCTACGCCATCCCCTCGGATGCGACGATCCGCGACGAGCACAGCGACTGTGCGTGTGGGTTACCCCGAATGCGCGTCGAGCGCGGCCTCGCGTTCGACATCTGTCTCGATCGGGACTGTGAGTCCCTCGACGAGGCCGTTTCGACGGCCTTCGACCGCGAGTGGGAGTGCCCGGCGAATGACTGCGACGGCGACCTCCGAATCCTCCGTCGCGGCGGCCTCATCGCCGGCTGCGAACACTACCCCGACTGCGACACCGGCTTCGTCGTTCCTACCGGCGTCGTCGACGGCGAGTGTGCCTGCGGGCTGCCCACCTTCGAAACGCGCAGCGGAACGCGCTGTCTCGACGCGACCTGCGAGCAGGTCCGAACACGGACGCTCGAGGCCGAGTCCACGGCCGATGATTAA
- a CDS encoding TlpA family protein disulfide reductase, protein MFDGRETIRAPSSAHRRAVVLSVGAIALTPLSGCLEGTDPGSDGDDDSDDAAREASSDEVETIDATGSTAGTVAVPAAERIQLVNFTRRLCPTSEGLLTEIDDARAELAESESIEADETVDTLSVIDGDSDERPTEEELAEWWDDHDGDWPIGFDDDGSLSDALEIAVRPTTVVLDDAGTVHWRTEGDTSASNLVSAVETALEGSSDGGDGDGET, encoded by the coding sequence GTGTTCGACGGACGCGAGACGATTCGAGCCCCATCGAGTGCACACCGACGAGCGGTCGTTCTCAGCGTCGGCGCGATAGCACTGACGCCGTTGAGCGGCTGTCTCGAGGGAACCGATCCCGGGTCGGACGGCGACGACGACAGCGACGACGCTGCGCGCGAGGCGTCGTCCGACGAGGTCGAGACGATCGACGCGACGGGGAGCACGGCGGGAACGGTCGCCGTCCCGGCAGCCGAACGGATCCAACTCGTCAACTTCACGCGGCGACTGTGTCCGACCAGCGAGGGGCTACTGACGGAGATCGACGACGCTCGCGCGGAGCTCGCCGAATCCGAGTCGATCGAGGCCGACGAAACCGTCGACACGCTCTCCGTGATCGACGGCGACAGCGACGAACGACCTACAGAGGAGGAACTGGCCGAGTGGTGGGACGACCACGACGGCGACTGGCCGATCGGGTTCGACGACGACGGCTCGCTCTCCGACGCGCTCGAGATAGCCGTTCGCCCGACGACGGTCGTCCTCGACGACGCCGGGACGGTTCACTGGCGAACCGAAGGCGACACGAGCGCGAGTAATCTCGTCAGCGCCGTCGAAACGGCACTCGAGGGCAGTAGTGACGGCGGTGACGGCGACGGCGAAACGTGA
- a CDS encoding FtsZ/tubulin family protein translates to MQLEVIGVGGAGCRLADAIRAAESATRPFLTDVFVFDTDETTLRQTVVPESNRYRYGEANAAEGGADGGDGDGSRAIERCFEEGDERADDVLEVVGREESSAADAFLVTVGLGGTTGGGTVPALVATLQRTYKQPVYVLATLPADREFDASAGESEGLAGHARTATATSDTEPPRPEAATNVLATLERLEGLASAIVLFDNEAWLRPGETLSDARDRSNREAATQVAAVFSGGSGESGEATAQTVTDASDVERIVGSESAFVTLGYAEQAVETTSSRFGLGLLTTDRDVDTAEAVSAVETVVRKAIRGKRSIECDPEAADRGLLIVGGPPAWLNRKAIADGRRTLQTAIDGSSILGGDAPRPDGETVFAGVVLAGIGPMERLEELRDAADAR, encoded by the coding sequence ATGCAACTCGAGGTGATCGGCGTCGGCGGCGCGGGCTGTCGGCTCGCCGACGCGATCCGTGCGGCGGAGTCGGCGACTCGTCCATTTCTCACCGACGTCTTCGTATTCGATACCGACGAGACAACGCTCCGACAGACGGTAGTTCCCGAATCGAACCGATATCGCTACGGCGAGGCTAACGCAGCCGAAGGAGGTGCTGACGGTGGGGACGGCGACGGCTCGAGAGCGATCGAACGCTGTTTCGAGGAGGGAGACGAACGCGCCGACGACGTGCTCGAGGTGGTAGGACGTGAGGAGTCCTCGGCGGCCGACGCGTTTCTCGTCACGGTCGGCCTCGGGGGGACGACCGGTGGCGGAACGGTTCCGGCGCTCGTCGCGACACTCCAGCGGACCTACAAACAGCCAGTGTACGTACTGGCGACGCTGCCGGCCGATCGGGAGTTCGACGCGTCAGCCGGCGAAAGTGAGGGTCTCGCCGGCCACGCGAGAACGGCAACCGCCACGTCAGACACCGAACCACCGCGTCCGGAGGCAGCGACGAACGTCCTCGCGACGCTCGAGCGTCTCGAGGGACTCGCGAGTGCGATCGTGTTGTTCGACAACGAGGCGTGGCTCCGGCCGGGGGAAACGCTGAGCGACGCTCGAGACCGATCCAACCGGGAGGCTGCGACGCAGGTCGCGGCCGTGTTCTCGGGGGGTTCTGGCGAGTCGGGCGAGGCGACCGCCCAGACCGTGACCGACGCGAGCGACGTCGAACGGATCGTGGGGAGCGAGTCCGCGTTCGTCACGCTCGGCTACGCCGAACAGGCCGTCGAGACGACGAGTTCGCGTTTCGGGCTCGGGCTCCTCACGACGGATCGCGACGTCGACACCGCCGAGGCCGTCAGCGCCGTCGAAACCGTCGTCAGGAAAGCGATTCGCGGCAAGCGCAGCATCGAGTGCGACCCCGAGGCCGCCGACCGCGGGTTGTTGATCGTCGGCGGCCCGCCGGCGTGGCTCAACCGGAAGGCGATCGCCGACGGCCGACGCACGCTCCAGACGGCGATCGACGGCTCCAGCATTCTCGGCGGCGACGCGCCACGCCCCGACGGCGAGACGGTGTTCGCGGGCGTCGTTCTGGCCGGTATCGGGCCGATGGAGCGACTCGAGGAGCTGCGTGACGCGGCGGACGCGAGATAA
- a CDS encoding tryptophan--tRNA ligase produces the protein MTGDEPLERAESGEPTTDGGERSVLSQSALRADGGAAGADDVALDPWGSSSVSDYRNLFEEFGIEEFDEVLEEVPHPHYLMRRGVIFGHREYGPVAEALRNDEPAAVLSGFMPTGDPHIGHKLVFDEIIWHQQQGADAYGLIADLEANAARGMSWEEIDEHGRDYLLSLLALGFDPEEGTLYRQSENRELQDLAFELGAEANFSEFQAIYGFDGETDVSHMQSVVTQMADILYPQLEEPKPTVIPVGPDQDPHVRLARDLAERMRFFKVSEAYASFELEPAERDLVADCYERLDPADFDDDDLRCVHVAEALEETPLSDLDVPADTLASVLTKLEEAGMEPVRPRTRFFDRRATEDAFDALIDAIEGEKRVYESHIDAFEIELEEAGELARQVEVDNGGHGFQPPSSIYHRFMTGLTGGKMSSSIPASHISLLDDPEDGYDKVKSATTGGRETAEEQREKGGKADECPVYELYAYLLASDDDEFAKRVYDECVGGERLCGDCKEQAAQLIKEFLAEHQEKRAEVEDLLEQADIELESPRRRS, from the coding sequence ATGACCGGAGACGAGCCACTCGAGAGAGCCGAGTCAGGGGAACCGACGACCGATGGAGGTGAACGCTCCGTGCTATCGCAGTCAGCGCTTCGTGCCGACGGCGGCGCTGCCGGAGCCGACGACGTTGCCCTCGATCCGTGGGGTTCCTCGAGCGTCTCCGACTATCGAAACCTCTTCGAGGAGTTCGGCATCGAGGAGTTCGACGAGGTCCTCGAGGAGGTCCCCCACCCACACTACCTGATGCGCCGAGGCGTCATCTTCGGCCACCGGGAGTACGGCCCGGTCGCGGAGGCCCTCCGGAACGACGAGCCCGCAGCCGTTCTCTCGGGATTCATGCCGACGGGTGACCCCCACATCGGCCACAAGCTCGTCTTCGACGAGATCATCTGGCATCAACAGCAGGGAGCCGACGCCTACGGGCTGATCGCCGATCTCGAGGCCAATGCCGCCCGCGGCATGAGCTGGGAGGAGATCGACGAGCACGGTCGCGACTACCTGCTCTCCCTGCTCGCACTCGGGTTCGACCCCGAGGAAGGCACGCTCTACCGTCAGTCTGAAAACCGCGAACTGCAGGATCTGGCGTTCGAACTCGGAGCCGAGGCCAACTTCTCGGAGTTCCAGGCGATCTACGGCTTCGACGGCGAGACCGACGTTTCCCACATGCAGTCGGTCGTTACCCAGATGGCCGACATCCTCTACCCCCAACTCGAGGAGCCAAAGCCGACCGTCATCCCCGTCGGCCCGGATCAGGACCCTCACGTTCGACTCGCCCGGGACCTCGCCGAGCGAATGCGTTTTTTCAAGGTCAGCGAGGCCTACGCCAGCTTCGAACTCGAGCCCGCAGAGCGCGACCTCGTCGCCGACTGCTACGAGCGACTCGATCCGGCCGACTTCGATGACGACGACCTTCGGTGCGTCCACGTCGCTGAGGCGCTCGAGGAGACGCCGCTTTCGGACCTCGACGTTCCAGCCGACACGCTCGCGTCGGTGCTCACGAAACTCGAGGAAGCCGGAATGGAACCCGTTCGTCCCCGCACTCGTTTCTTCGATCGACGGGCGACCGAGGACGCCTTCGACGCCCTCATCGACGCCATCGAGGGCGAGAAACGGGTCTACGAGAGTCACATCGACGCCTTCGAGATCGAACTCGAGGAGGCAGGCGAACTCGCTCGCCAGGTCGAAGTCGACAACGGCGGCCACGGCTTCCAGCCACCGTCGTCGATCTACCACCGATTTATGACCGGGCTGACGGGTGGCAAGATGTCCTCCTCGATTCCTGCGAGCCACATCTCGCTGCTCGACGACCCCGAAGACGGCTACGACAAGGTGAAGTCGGCGACGACCGGCGGCCGCGAGACGGCCGAAGAACAACGCGAGAAGGGCGGGAAAGCCGACGAGTGTCCCGTCTACGAACTCTACGCCTACCTGCTGGCCAGCGACGACGACGAGTTCGCCAAACGCGTCTACGACGAGTGCGTCGGCGGCGAGCGTCTCTGTGGCGACTGTAAGGAACAAGCCGCCCAACTCATCAAGGAGTTCCTCGCAGAACACCAGGAAAAGCGCGCGGAAGTCGAGGACTTGCTCGAGCAAGCGGATATCGAACTCGAGTCACCACGCCGTCGCTCGTAA
- a CDS encoding gamma-glutamyltransferase family protein → MGTNRSRRAFLASSGGIGAATIAGCTNVPETDSEERADADAGTVVSQHHLATEAGLEVLEEGGTAADAAITVACALSVVEPWFSSALGGGSWALYYDADSEEVTSVDGVGPVGSDATVEDFEERAEEDGMHQAVVPGAWDGWMVWLEEYGALDLEEVLSPAITLAREGYPVSEEMANWLEDEAAQIEDRSDAADLYMPEGDLLAEGETAYQEEMAETFESLVDAYDDEREEGRTEAVQAARDYFYRGPIAEEIVEFSDEHDGYLTDEDLEAFEAELAEPLSIEYDEDIDVYQNPPNSQGITQLLALAILREYDVSDLEPDDADAIHVQVEAIKLAFADRNHHVGDPERVDVPVEELLEEEYATSQRDRIDTDEAMEWPIDSELEDSDSNSNSSAFASVGDADHTSTFHVVDGDGNAAAVTTSLGAQFLVVGETGIHINNRMRMLSLEDENPNQVTPGYKVRHTSNPYLALRDGDPYILGGNTGVDTQPQGQTQQFLNVAEFGLDAQDAISHPRFVSTAFPATDVPHDAENTLEIESSYPEDVLEIESSYPEDVLEDLEDRGHDVVDAPSVGTATMLVLEDDDAPQIGAESRITTADGDTLSDSE, encoded by the coding sequence ATGGGAACCAATCGCTCTCGCCGCGCGTTTCTCGCGAGCAGCGGCGGGATCGGCGCGGCCACCATCGCCGGCTGTACTAACGTTCCGGAGACGGACTCCGAGGAGCGAGCGGACGCCGACGCAGGAACGGTCGTCTCCCAGCACCACCTCGCGACCGAGGCCGGTCTCGAGGTCCTCGAGGAGGGCGGAACGGCCGCCGACGCTGCTATCACCGTCGCCTGTGCCTTGAGCGTCGTCGAGCCCTGGTTTTCCTCCGCGCTGGGCGGGGGCAGCTGGGCGCTCTACTACGACGCCGATTCCGAGGAGGTGACCAGCGTGGACGGCGTCGGCCCCGTCGGCTCCGACGCCACGGTCGAGGACTTCGAGGAGCGCGCCGAAGAAGACGGCATGCACCAGGCCGTCGTCCCCGGTGCCTGGGATGGCTGGATGGTGTGGCTCGAGGAGTACGGCGCGCTCGACCTCGAGGAGGTGCTCTCGCCGGCGATCACCCTGGCTCGAGAGGGCTACCCGGTCAGCGAGGAGATGGCCAACTGGCTCGAGGACGAAGCCGCGCAGATCGAGGACAGATCCGACGCAGCGGACCTCTACATGCCCGAGGGAGACCTCCTTGCGGAGGGAGAGACGGCGTACCAAGAAGAGATGGCGGAGACGTTCGAGTCGCTCGTCGACGCGTACGATGACGAGCGAGAGGAGGGTCGAACCGAGGCGGTACAGGCCGCGAGAGACTACTTCTATCGTGGGCCAATCGCCGAGGAAATCGTCGAATTCTCCGATGAACACGACGGCTATCTCACGGACGAGGATCTCGAGGCGTTCGAAGCCGAACTCGCCGAGCCGCTCTCGATCGAGTACGACGAGGACATCGACGTCTATCAGAACCCACCGAACAGCCAGGGGATCACGCAACTGTTGGCGTTGGCAATCCTCCGGGAGTACGACGTGTCCGACCTCGAGCCCGACGACGCCGACGCGATTCACGTGCAAGTCGAGGCGATCAAACTCGCGTTCGCCGACCGAAACCACCACGTCGGCGACCCCGAGCGAGTCGACGTGCCGGTCGAGGAACTGCTCGAGGAGGAGTACGCGACGTCCCAGCGCGACCGGATCGACACGGACGAGGCCATGGAGTGGCCGATCGACTCCGAACTCGAGGATTCGGACTCGAACTCGAACTCGTCCGCATTCGCCTCCGTCGGCGACGCCGATCACACCTCCACCTTCCACGTCGTCGACGGAGACGGCAACGCGGCGGCCGTAACGACCAGTCTGGGCGCGCAGTTTCTGGTCGTCGGTGAGACCGGAATTCACATCAACAACCGAATGCGGATGCTTTCCCTCGAGGACGAGAATCCGAATCAGGTCACTCCCGGCTACAAGGTCCGACACACGTCGAATCCGTATCTGGCCCTCCGCGACGGCGACCCCTACATTCTGGGCGGAAACACCGGCGTGGATACCCAACCCCAGGGCCAGACCCAACAGTTTCTCAACGTCGCCGAATTCGGACTCGACGCACAAGACGCCATCTCCCACCCCAGATTCGTCAGTACCGCGTTTCCGGCGACCGACGTCCCCCACGACGCCGAAAACACGCTCGAGATCGAATCGTCGTACCCCGAAGATGTGCTCGAGATCGAATCGTCGTACCCCGAAGATGTGCTCGAGGACCTGGAGGATCGCGGACACGACGTCGTGGACGCGCCGTCCGTCGGAACCGCGACGATGCTCGTCCTCGAGGACGACGACGCGCCACAGATCGGTGCCGAATCGAGAATTACGACGGCCGACGGTGACACGCTGTCCGACTCCGAGTAG
- the phnC gene encoding phosphonate ABC transporter ATP-binding protein: protein MAGIRVENLTKEYGDTVALDNVSFEIHEGEFTVVLGISGSGKSTLLRCVNGLTKPTDGQVVIQDGPVVSPREEIAMVFQQHNIIGGMSAYSNALSGALGRNGLTTSLLRTHDREDKLQALDALETVGLLDEAEQRAGQMSGGQQQRVGIARALVQNPNIILADEPVASLDPGSAQDVMRYLLEAADERGLTAMISLHQVNLARQFGQRFIGLADGQLVFDGYRDDLTFDVIDDIYGGIDMEQFLSGDDTETTTEAVR, encoded by the coding sequence ATGGCCGGCATTCGTGTAGAGAACCTTACCAAAGAGTACGGGGACACGGTCGCACTCGATAACGTCTCGTTCGAAATCCACGAGGGAGAGTTCACCGTCGTTCTCGGAATCTCGGGATCGGGGAAATCAACCCTTCTCAGGTGTGTCAACGGGCTTACGAAGCCCACGGATGGACAGGTTGTTATCCAGGACGGACCAGTCGTCTCACCTCGAGAAGAGATCGCGATGGTGTTTCAACAACACAACATCATCGGCGGAATGAGCGCGTACTCGAACGCGCTTAGTGGCGCACTGGGACGGAACGGACTGACGACGAGCCTCCTTCGAACTCACGACCGGGAGGACAAATTGCAAGCGCTCGACGCCCTCGAAACCGTCGGGCTGCTCGACGAAGCCGAACAGCGCGCCGGACAGATGAGCGGCGGACAACAACAGCGCGTCGGAATCGCCCGCGCGCTCGTTCAGAACCCGAATATTATTCTGGCCGACGAGCCAGTTGCGAGCCTCGATCCGGGAAGCGCTCAGGACGTGATGCGGTATCTCCTCGAGGCGGCCGACGAGCGAGGGTTGACGGCGATGATCAGCCTCCACCAGGTCAACCTCGCTCGCCAGTTCGGACAGCGGTTTATCGGCCTCGCTGACGGGCAACTCGTCTTCGACGGCTATCGCGACGACCTCACGTTCGACGTGATCGACGACATCTACGGCGGTATCGATATGGAACAGTTCCTCTCTGGAGACGACACCGAGACCACGACCGAGGCGGTACGATGA